A genomic segment from Methanophagales archaeon encodes:
- the pstC gene encoding phosphate ABC transporter permease subunit PstC — translation VSTFVVGAGALAIAAAIGIPTAIFLAEFSPRWVRNIIKPCVEMLVGIPSVVLGFFGLMVLVPFIRNSFGGYGECILAGWLILAIMTLPHVISISEDSIRAVPAGYKEASLALGATQLQTIRRVLLPTARSGILASLILGMGNAVGETMAVLMVIGNPNIPWIPSSVLEPVRVLTSTIVLEYSYTVWGSMHQHALFAIGVVLFVIVAILNLVTTVAIKGRFGATSIIKGVIGRG, via the coding sequence GTGAGCACGTTCGTGGTTGGCGCTGGCGCGTTAGCCATTGCCGCGGCTATTGGCATACCGACTGCAATCTTCTTAGCTGAATTCTCTCCTCGCTGGGTTCGTAACATTATAAAGCCGTGTGTGGAGATGCTGGTCGGGATTCCATCGGTAGTGCTTGGATTTTTCGGGTTAATGGTGCTTGTACCATTTATAAGAAACTCGTTTGGTGGTTATGGAGAGTGTATATTAGCAGGCTGGCTAATCCTGGCAATAATGACTCTGCCACATGTGATCAGCATATCTGAGGATTCTATCCGAGCAGTTCCAGCGGGATATAAGGAGGCATCGCTCGCTCTTGGTGCTACACAGTTACAAACCATCAGGAGAGTATTATTGCCAACTGCGCGTTCCGGGATTTTAGCATCTTTGATCTTGGGTATGGGAAATGCGGTAGGAGAGACAATGGCGGTTTTGATGGTCATTGGTAATCCGAACATACCCTGGATTCCTTCGTCCGTATTGGAGCCGGTACGCGTGCTTACATCCACGATTGTGCTCGAATATTCCTATACGGTGTGGGGTTCAATGCATCAGCATGCGCTGTTCGCCATCGGAGTTGTTCTGTTCGTGATAGTTGCAATTCTCAATTTAGTAACAACTGTTGCGATAAAGGGGCGATTTGGCGCCACCAGCATAATAAAAGGGGTGATTGGTAGGGGATAA